The window GACGCTTTCGGCCCACCCCCCCGATTCTTTCACCGCTTGAATGACATAGTAGCCGTCACCGGGATCGCCGATGGCGATTGAGCTGGCGATGGTGTCGGGTTTGACAGGGACTATGACGTCGGTGCCTTGCTGGATGGCGTTGACAATGGGTGCGCAGCCGGCGGCTTGCGCCGAATAAATTTTGCAACCGGTATCCTCGACCAATCCGAGGTCGATGAATTCTCTGAAGGCTTTGGCCAGCCGCGGCAGGATCGTGCCGCCGGCGGAGGCGACTACGATGTGCTGCGGCAGTTTCCAGCTGAGCTGCTCAGTGATCTCATAGCCGTGGGTCTTCGCGCCTTCTGCATAAAACGGTCTCAAGTTGACGTTCACGAACGCCCAGCCGTATTTGTCGCCGACTTCGCTGCACAGCCGATTGACGTCATCGTAGTTGCCTTTGACCGCGACGGTAATCGGGCCGTAGATCGTCGAGCCGACAATGCGGCTCTGCTCGAGGTCGTCAGGAATGAAAACATAGCATTGCAAGCCGGCCGTGGCGGCGTGGGCGGCAACCGCATGGGCCAGATTGCCCGTGGAGGCGCAGGCCACGGTAGTGAAGCCGAATTCGAGCGCTTTCGTGAGCGCCACCGCTACCACGCGGTCCTTGTACGAAAAAGTCGGGTAGCTGCCGGAGTCGTCCTTTAAATAGAGCTCCTTGACCCCCAGCGCTTTGCCGAGACGATGGGCGCGAAGCAGCGGCGTCCAACCGGAGTGCCAGCCAATGCGCGGCTCGCCATCGATGGGCAACAGCTCGCGGTAGCGCCAGAGATTGCGCTCGCGCGCGGCAATCTTTTCGCGGCTAAGTGAGCGTTTGATGGCGGCAAAATCATAGACGATTTCCAACGGGCCGAAACAATTCTCGCAGACATGCACTGGCGTGGTCGGATACTCGTGCCCGCATTCGCGGCACTGCAGCCCCTGGACGAAACCCATTCTTTTCCCTCTGAACTAGTTGGCACCCGCGGCTGATTTTTTGCCATCGCCGCAGGCCGCGCAAGCGGGATCGCGCCGGACCGTGACGCTGTGGAAGTTCATGCGCTTGGCATCGTAGGTGAGCAAACGATCGGTGAGCAATCCCTCTTCGAAGCCGGCGAGAAATTTGATTGCTTCGGTGGCTTGGATGGTGCCGATGGTGCCGGCTACGGCGCCCAATATACCGGCTTGTTGGCAGCTCAGGATTTCTTCTGGCGGCGGCGGTTCCTTGAAGAAGCAGCGATAGCAAGCGCTTTTTCCCGGCAGCACGGTCATGGTCTGGCCCTGCAGGCGGATAATGCCCGCGTGGTTGAAAGCGACGCCTGCTCTAACGGCGCAGTCATTGACTAAGAACTTGGTATCGAAGTTGTCGCTGCCGTCAACGATGAAGTCATAGCCGTCAACGATGTCCGCGGCGTTGTCCGCTTCCAAGCGCAGCGGGTACGTTTTGATTTCAATCTCGGGGTTCAATGCAGCTAGCTTGCCCTTGGCCGAATCGACTTTGGCTTGGCCGATATTCTCGGTAGCGTGCAGGATTTGACGATTGAGATTTGACAGCTCGGCGCGGTCTGGGTCGATCAAACCCAGGACGCCGATGCCAGCCG is drawn from Deltaproteobacteria bacterium and contains these coding sequences:
- a CDS encoding threonine synthase is translated as MGFVQGLQCRECGHEYPTTPVHVCENCFGPLEIVYDFAAIKRSLSREKIAARERNLWRYRELLPIDGEPRIGWHSGWTPLLRAHRLGKALGVKELYLKDDSGSYPTFSYKDRVVAVALTKALEFGFTTVACASTGNLAHAVAAHAATAGLQCYVFIPDDLEQSRIVGSTIYGPITVAVKGNYDDVNRLCSEVGDKYGWAFVNVNLRPFYAEGAKTHGYEITEQLSWKLPQHIVVASAGGTILPRLAKAFREFIDLGLVEDTGCKIYSAQAAGCAPIVNAIQQGTDVIVPVKPDTIASSIAIGDPGDGYYVIQAVKESGGWAESVTDSEIIEAIKLLARTEGIFTEPAGGAEVAAAKKLIDNGRIPPDESIVISITGNGFKSPEAVAPHVKGAHQIDAKLADFDNLFAALQKPKL
- a CDS encoding HesA/MoeB/ThiF family protein, producing MDSRLSTAEIERYSRQIMVPDLGGKAQLRLRQARVLVIGAGGLGSPAAFYLAAAGIGVLGLIDPDRAELSNLNRQILHATENIGQAKVDSAKGKLAALNPEIEIKTYPLRLEADNAADIVDGYDFIVDGSDNFDTKFLVNDCAVRAGVAFNHAGIIRLQGQTMTVLPGKSACYRCFFKEPPPPEEILSCQQAGILGAVAGTIGTIQATEAIKFLAGFEEGLLTDRLLTYDAKRMNFHSVTVRRDPACAACGDGKKSAAGAN